One segment of Primulina tabacum isolate GXHZ01 chromosome 14, ASM2559414v2, whole genome shotgun sequence DNA contains the following:
- the LOC142525315 gene encoding PRA1 family protein B3-like, producing the protein MASPPTLPISNPQSESQPPIATPAFRAFIHRLSSNIRRGFSQRRPWTELLDRSSFARPDSLTDAASRIRKNFSYFRINYISLLALSVAFSLLSHPFSLLVLLSLLAAWLFLYAFRPSDQPVVIAGRTFSDRETMGILVVATIVVVFLTSVGSLLISALLVGLAVVCTHGAFRLPEDLFLDEQEPMNSGFLSFLGGAASSAAAAAAPTVAAHV; encoded by the coding sequence ATGGCCTCTCCGCCGACGCTGCCAATCTCCAACCCCCAATCGGAATCTCAGCCGCCGATCGCCACCCCCGCCTTCCGGGCTTTCATCCACCGTCTATCCTCCAACATACGCCGCGGATTCTCCCAGCGCCGCCCTTGGACGGAACTGCTAGATCGATCCTCCTTCGCCCGCCCGGACTCTCTTACAGATGCAGCATCCCGCATCCGAAAAAACTTCTCCTACTTCCGCATCAACTACATCTCGCTCCTCGCTCTATCAGTAGCATTTTCTCTCCTTTCCCACCCATTTTCCCTCCTCGTTCTGCTCTCACTCCTCGCCGCTTGGCTGTTTTTGTACGCTTTCCGCCCGTCGGATCAGCCGGTGGTGATCGCGGGGCGCACGTTCTCGGACCGCGAGACGATGGGCATTCTGGTGGTGGCTACCATTGTTGTGGTGTTCCTCACCAGCGTCGGATCGCTGCTCATATCCGCCTTGCTCGTTGGTCTCGCCGTGGTTTGCACGCACGGCGCTTTCCGGTTACCAGAGGATCTGTTTTTGGATGAGCAAGAGCCGATGAATTCTGGGTTTCTTTCGTTTCTAGGAGGCGCTGCTTCCTCCGCTGCGGCTGCCGC